The Candidatus Melainabacteria bacterium RIFOXYA2_FULL_32_9 genome includes a window with the following:
- a CDS encoding NAD-dependent dehydratase, with the protein MKRILITGGAGFIGSHLCERLLDENNEVVCLDNFFTGSKENINHLRDNKSFELIRHDIIKPILLEVNEVYNLACPASPVHYQYNAIKTVKTNVLGTINMLGLAKRVKARFFQASTSEVYGDPLEHPQKETYWGHVNPIGIRSCYDEGKRVAETLTMDYHRQNGVDVKIVRIFNTYGPRMAENDGRVVSNFVVQALKNEDITVYGHGNQTRSFCYVSDLVDGFIRMMNSPKEFMGPVNLGNPVETPIIEFAKRIIELTDSKSKIIHMPLPQDDPVRRRPDITLANKKLDWEPKVELQEGLIKTIEYFENKLRKDGRIK; encoded by the coding sequence ATGAAAAGAATATTAATAACAGGTGGAGCTGGATTTATAGGATCACATCTATGTGAAAGATTATTAGATGAAAACAATGAAGTTGTTTGTCTTGATAATTTTTTTACAGGTTCAAAAGAAAATATTAATCACTTAAGAGATAATAAGAGTTTTGAATTAATCAGACATGACATAATAAAGCCAATTTTGCTTGAAGTTAATGAGGTTTATAATCTGGCATGCCCTGCATCACCTGTTCATTATCAATATAATGCTATTAAAACCGTAAAAACCAACGTGCTTGGAACTATAAATATGTTAGGACTTGCAAAAAGAGTAAAAGCTCGATTCTTTCAGGCATCAACATCAGAAGTATACGGTGATCCCCTTGAACATCCACAAAAAGAGACTTACTGGGGGCATGTTAATCCTATAGGAATTAGAAGTTGTTATGATGAAGGAAAAAGAGTAGCAGAAACCTTGACCATGGATTACCATCGTCAAAATGGTGTAGATGTTAAAATTGTCAGGATATTTAATACTTATGGGCCAAGAATGGCTGAAAATGACGGTAGGGTTGTAAGCAACTTTGTCGTTCAGGCTTTGAAAAATGAAGATATTACTGTGTATGGGCATGGTAATCAGACAAGATCCTTCTGCTATGTTTCTGATTTAGTGGATGGATTCATTAGAATGATGAATTCTCCTAAGGAATTTATGGGTCCTGTTAATCTTGGCAATCCTGTAGAAACACCAATTATAGAATTTGCAAAAAGAATTATTGAACTTACAGACAGTAAATCCAAGATAATTCACATGCCATTACCGCAGGATGATCCTGTTAGAAGACGTCCAGATATCACACTTGCAAATAAAAAGCTAGACTGGGAGCC